The genomic interval AATTGATTTATATCACATTTCTAAATATCGCTATTTTTCAAGGAATCGTTTTAGGCTTCATTATTTTAAAATCACCTCTGTTTAATAGCACTTCAAATAAATATTTAGCAAGCGCTATATTTACTCTTTCTATACTTTTGTTAAATCTGGTTTTTGAAATTGGAGAAGTCTATAATTCTTTTCCATTTCTACACTTTATTGACGATATTGAATGGGCATTTCTTCTGCCTGTTTTTATCTTTTTCTTTATCATAAATAAAGTAGACCACCGTATTAAAGAAAAGAAAATTCTGTTACTTTTATTTCTCCCATTTTTATATTCCGCTATACTCAATATTATTTACGATCTTGATGAAGTTGCTGGTTTTTATACAATTCCTGATTCTGGTATTGCAATAATTGACAAGCTGAGTCAAATCGAACTTTTTCTTGCATTTACTTTTATCCCTTCTTTATTATTTTATTCATTCAGCTTCATTAAACACTCTGAAGACATACATGAAAAAAGATGGCTATTAATCTTATGGTCGATTGTTTTTACATTATTATTTTTATGGGTTATAGTTCTATTTGTTGCGATATTTTTCAAATATGATGTTTCGTTCACAATGAAGATTCTCGCCTTGTTTGGAACATTCTTAATTCACTGGACCACTTATGTTGGAATTTTTAAATATAAATTGGCTGTAGACAAACTTGGCATTCATAATTTTTTAAATAAAGATTTAGCAGTTTCTTACAGCAACTTCGAGATTGATAGTATTCTTATAAAAGAAGAAAACAATGAATCTATAACTCCGGATAATATTTATTTTCAAAAACTTGAATTTCTATGTAAAGATCAGCACATATATACAGACAGTACATTAAGCAGAGAAAAAATTGCTGAAGAATTAGGCATAAGTGCTGGTTACGTTTCTCAGATTGTAAATACGATTACGGGAGATAATTTTGCCAATTATATAAATAACTATCGAGTTGAAGCTGTCAAGGAAATGATCTCCAACCCAGAATATGAAAATTATAATTTGCTTGCAATGGGATTAGAATCTGGCTTTACTTCAAAAACTACTTTTTACAAAGCCTTTAAAAAAATAACCGGCCAAACCCCAAATGAGTACAAAAACGCAAGTAAATAAGTACCGATTTGTACAGTTTTAAGCTTTTGAAACCTTTTCTAATTTTTCTTATCCCAATTTTGGCTTCAAATAATTCAAAACACTTTTTATGAAAAAAATTTTATTGTTAGCTGTTTTTACAGTTTTAGGACTTGCAAATGTTAATGCCCAAGAAATTAAATTTGGAGCTAAATCAGGTTTTAACTTTTCAACTGTCAACGGAAGTAACACCAATAACATTGATTATGTAACATCGTATCATGTTGGCGTTGTATCGGAAATTCCAATTTCTGAAAAATTTTCTTTTCAACCCGAAATAATGTATTCGCGTCAGGGATATAGCTTCAATACCGATGTTATTGCTATGAATTATCTGAATATTCCATTAATGGGAAAATACTATGTAACAAAAGGATTAAGTCTTGAAGCTGGACCACAAATAGGTTTTTTACTTTCTGCTAAAAACGAAGAAATAAAGGTAACAAACTCATACACTACTTTTGATTTTGGTGCTAATTTTGGTGTAGGTTTTAAACTAGAAAACGGACTTAATTTTGGTGTAAGATATAACTTGGGAATAACTAAGGTAGATACTGACAATAGAAATGGAGCATTTCAAGTATCTGTTGGTTATTTCTTTTTATAAAACTAATAATTCAACTTCATATAAAAACTGCGCAAAATCGGAGACATTTGCGCAGTTTTCTTATTTTTCTGAAATCTCTTTTAATTTCTCCAAAGCTTTTGGATAGGTGTTTTGAAAATAATCCAAATATTCGTCAATAGTATCCATATCTACAATCACAGTTGTAATGCCGTTATTTTCCTGAAAGGTATAATTTTCATGTCCTCCCGCCCATTTTTCTACCTCTTCGCCTGTTGTCACTTCAGTATCTCCGACCAAAAATCCGTAATGTCGAATGGAAACAAAATTGGCTGGTTTGTGTTCTGCAATTTGTGAAATCATTCCGCCTTTTTTACCATTTTCATCAACTCCAACAAAAAGGATTTTGCTTCCTTTGTCCCAACTTCCCTCATAAGTAGAAGTCGGATTAA from Flavobacterium sp. YJ01 carries:
- a CDS encoding helix-turn-helix transcriptional regulator, whose translation is MIYITFLNIAIFQGIVLGFIILKSPLFNSTSNKYLASAIFTLSILLLNLVFEIGEVYNSFPFLHFIDDIEWAFLLPVFIFFFIINKVDHRIKEKKILLLLFLPFLYSAILNIIYDLDEVAGFYTIPDSGIAIIDKLSQIELFLAFTFIPSLLFYSFSFIKHSEDIHEKRWLLILWSIVFTLLFLWVIVLFVAIFFKYDVSFTMKILALFGTFLIHWTTYVGIFKYKLAVDKLGIHNFLNKDLAVSYSNFEIDSILIKEENNESITPDNIYFQKLEFLCKDQHIYTDSTLSREKIAEELGISAGYVSQIVNTITGDNFANYINNYRVEAVKEMISNPEYENYNLLAMGLESGFTSKTTFYKAFKKITGQTPNEYKNASK
- a CDS encoding porin family protein: MKKILLLAVFTVLGLANVNAQEIKFGAKSGFNFSTVNGSNTNNIDYVTSYHVGVVSEIPISEKFSFQPEIMYSRQGYSFNTDVIAMNYLNIPLMGKYYVTKGLSLEAGPQIGFLLSAKNEEIKVTNSYTTFDFGANFGVGFKLENGLNFGVRYNLGITKVDTDNRNGAFQVSVGYFFL
- a CDS encoding SRPBCC domain-containing protein, which translates into the protein MQKLQFKKEINASAQKVYETMLGLKDKATYEYWVATFNPTSTYEGSWDKGSKILFVGVDENGKKGGMISQIAEHKPANFVSIRHYGFLVGDTEVTTGEEVEKWAGGHENYTFQENNGITTVIVDMDTIDEYLDYFQNTYPKALEKLKEISEK